In Chanodichthys erythropterus isolate Z2021 chromosome 7, ASM2448905v1, whole genome shotgun sequence, a genomic segment contains:
- the rnpepl1 gene encoding aminopeptidase RNPEPL1 isoform X2: MAELQRPTLCCCRKVLTVPGKSCEGGRSLAHCRLVDIASASNFHSFKLRHFHLDLHLNFAVKRMTGWQVLELTPVQPGVQSLILDTHPSLLIHSVDCKVPGASGAPDVFLSLTYRVEPFTDYGSSLNISLPAAVIRPHRAFRITIRYTTTDGPAIWWLDAELTCGQTRPLVFTQGHSVCNRSFFPCFDTPAIKSTYSATVRVPEGVTVLMSASRSAYSKQDRVFQFSMEYPVPAYLVALVAGDLQHADIGPRSRVWAEPCILTCAVSKLGGNVERWLNVAEGLFGPYVWGRYDIVFLPPSFPIVAMENPCLTFIISSILESQEFLLIDVIHEIAHGWFGNAVTNATWEEMWLSEGLATYAQRRITTEAYGVNPSSLMNLFTYEKGFCFVSYLSQLCGDIKKFDSFLRAYIEKFRFTSVIAQDLLDFFLGFFPELKESCVAQREGLEFERWLNGCGPPLCEPDLSAGRALTGPVQHLCDLWGTDTPDSQAIATFDLSSWSTFQTVLFLDRLLDRSPLPQEVMSLLSSCYSALLDGMNAEVQIRWLQIIVRNSFYPDLPRVRSFLHKHTSRMYTVPLYEDLCGGVMKCFAVEVFYQTQARLHPNLRRTLQQILFQSSALNISTAPSLLALPPSAPSSPTDPPANGTIALRDVNVSA; the protein is encoded by the exons ATGGCCGAGCTTCAGCGGCCGACGCTGTGTTGCTGCCGCAAAGTGCTGACCGTGCCCGGCAAGTCCTGCGAGGGCGGCCGGAGTCTGGCACACTGTCGCCTGGTGGACATCGCGTCAGCGTCCAACTTCCACAGCTTTAAACTCCGACATTTCCATCTGGACCTCCACCTGAACTTTGCCGTCAAGAGGATGACGGGATGGCAGGTTCTGGAGCTCACGCCCGTCCAGCCCGGCGTGCAATCCCTCATTCTGGACACGCATCCTTCGCTATTAATTCATTCCGTGGACTGTAAGGTGCCCGGCGCGTCCGGTGCTCCTGACGTGTTTTTGTCCCTCACCTACCGAGTAGAACCGTTCACTGATTACGGATCCTCTCTGAACATCAGCCTCCCGGCCGCGGTGATCCGGCCGCACCGGGCTTTCCGTATCACCATCCGCTACACTACCACAGACGGCCCTGCG atttggtggctggatgcagagTTGACATGTGGACAAACCCGTCCATTGGTCTTCACTCAGGGTCACTCGGTCTGCAACCGGTCATTTTTTCCCTGTTTTGACACGCCGGCCATCAAAAGCACCTACTCTGCCACTGTCAGG GTTCCAGAGGGTGTCACAGTGTTGATGAGTGCCTCAAGAAGTGCATACTCTAAACAGGACAGGGTTTTCCAGTTCTCTATGGAGTACCCTGTCCCAGCCTACTTGGTTGCCCTGGTGGCAGGAGACCTACAGCATGCAGACATTGGGCCCAG GAGTCGTGTGTGGGCAGAGCCCTGCATCCTGACGTGTGCAGTCAGTAAACTGGGCGGCAATGTGGAGCGCTGGCTTAATGTGGCAGAGGGGCTCTTTGGCCCTTATGTATGGGGAAG GTACGACATAGTGTTCCTTCCTCCTTCATTCCCCATCGTTGCCATGGAGAATCCTTGTCTCACCTTCATAATTTCCTCCATACTGGAGAGTCAGGAATTTCTGCtgattgatgtcattcatgAGATTGCTCACGGCTGGTTTGGCAATGCAGTCACCAATGCTACCTGGGAAGAGATGTGGCTCAGTGAGGGTCTGGCCACTTATGCTCAGAGGCGCATTACCACAGAGGCCTACG GTGTAAACCCCAGCAGTCTAATGAATCTGTTCACCTATGAGAAAGGCTTCTGCTTTGTTTCTTACCTCTCTCAGCTGTGTGGTGACATCAAGAAATTTGATAGCTTTCTTAGG GCCTACATCGAGAAGTTCAGATTCACCAGCGTAATCGCTCAGGATCTGTTGGACTTCTTCCTTGGCTTCTTCCCTGAGCTGAAGGAGAGCTGCGTTGCTCAACGAGAGG GACTGGAATTTGAGCGTTGGCTAAATGGCTGTGGTCCTCCGTTATGTGAACCAGATCTGTCGGCGGGTAGAGCTCTAACGGGCCCTGTTCAGCACCTGTGTGACCTCTGGGGCACAGACACCCCCGACTCCCAAGCCATTGCTACATTTGACCTCTCTTCCTGGAGCACCTTTCAGACCGTCCTCTTTCTGGACCGACTTCTCGACCGTTCACCTCTGCCTCAAG AGGTGATGAGTCTTTTGTCAAGCTGCTACTCTGCATTGTTGGACGGTATGAATGCTGAAGTCCAGATTCGATGGCTGCAGATTATAGTGCGGAACAGCTTTTATCCTGATCTGCCTCGAGTCCGCAGCTTCTTGCATAAACAT aCATCAAGGATGTACACAGTGCCTCTTTATGAGGATCTGTGCGGAGGAGTGATGAAGTGTTTTGCTGTGGAGGTATTTTATCAAACTCAGGCCCGTTTGCACCCTAATCTACGTAGGACACTTCAGCAGATACTTTTCCAAAGCAGCGCCCTCAACATCAGCACAGCTCCATCTCTACTCGCATTACCACCCTCTGCCCCTTCCTCACCCACAGACCCCCCCGCCAACGGGACCATTGCCCTGCGAGACGTCAACGTGTCTGCATGA
- the rnpepl1 gene encoding aminopeptidase RNPEPL1 isoform X1, with protein MAELQRPTLCCCRKVLTVPGKSCEGGRSLAHCRLVDIASASNFHSFKLRHFHLDLHLNFAVKRMTGWQVLELTPVQPGVQSLILDTHPSLLIHSVDCKVPGASGAPDVFLSLTYRVEPFTDYGSSLNISLPAAVIRPHRAFRITIRYTTTDGPAIWWLDAELTCGQTRPLVFTQGHSVCNRSFFPCFDTPAIKSTYSATVRVPEGVTVLMSASRSAYSKQDRVFQFSMEYPVPAYLVALVAGDLQHADIGPRSRVWAEPCILTCAVSKLGGNVERWLNVAEGLFGPYVWGRYDIVFLPPSFPIVAMENPCLTFIISSILESQEFLLIDVIHEIAHGWFGNAVTNATWEEMWLSEGLATYAQRRITTEAYGEAFTCLETVFRLDALHRQMRLLGDNNPVSKLQAKFEPGVNPSSLMNLFTYEKGFCFVSYLSQLCGDIKKFDSFLRAYIEKFRFTSVIAQDLLDFFLGFFPELKESCVAQREGLEFERWLNGCGPPLCEPDLSAGRALTGPVQHLCDLWGTDTPDSQAIATFDLSSWSTFQTVLFLDRLLDRSPLPQEVMSLLSSCYSALLDGMNAEVQIRWLQIIVRNSFYPDLPRVRSFLHKHTSRMYTVPLYEDLCGGVMKCFAVEVFYQTQARLHPNLRRTLQQILFQSSALNISTAPSLLALPPSAPSSPTDPPANGTIALRDVNVSA; from the exons ATGGCCGAGCTTCAGCGGCCGACGCTGTGTTGCTGCCGCAAAGTGCTGACCGTGCCCGGCAAGTCCTGCGAGGGCGGCCGGAGTCTGGCACACTGTCGCCTGGTGGACATCGCGTCAGCGTCCAACTTCCACAGCTTTAAACTCCGACATTTCCATCTGGACCTCCACCTGAACTTTGCCGTCAAGAGGATGACGGGATGGCAGGTTCTGGAGCTCACGCCCGTCCAGCCCGGCGTGCAATCCCTCATTCTGGACACGCATCCTTCGCTATTAATTCATTCCGTGGACTGTAAGGTGCCCGGCGCGTCCGGTGCTCCTGACGTGTTTTTGTCCCTCACCTACCGAGTAGAACCGTTCACTGATTACGGATCCTCTCTGAACATCAGCCTCCCGGCCGCGGTGATCCGGCCGCACCGGGCTTTCCGTATCACCATCCGCTACACTACCACAGACGGCCCTGCG atttggtggctggatgcagagTTGACATGTGGACAAACCCGTCCATTGGTCTTCACTCAGGGTCACTCGGTCTGCAACCGGTCATTTTTTCCCTGTTTTGACACGCCGGCCATCAAAAGCACCTACTCTGCCACTGTCAGG GTTCCAGAGGGTGTCACAGTGTTGATGAGTGCCTCAAGAAGTGCATACTCTAAACAGGACAGGGTTTTCCAGTTCTCTATGGAGTACCCTGTCCCAGCCTACTTGGTTGCCCTGGTGGCAGGAGACCTACAGCATGCAGACATTGGGCCCAG GAGTCGTGTGTGGGCAGAGCCCTGCATCCTGACGTGTGCAGTCAGTAAACTGGGCGGCAATGTGGAGCGCTGGCTTAATGTGGCAGAGGGGCTCTTTGGCCCTTATGTATGGGGAAG GTACGACATAGTGTTCCTTCCTCCTTCATTCCCCATCGTTGCCATGGAGAATCCTTGTCTCACCTTCATAATTTCCTCCATACTGGAGAGTCAGGAATTTCTGCtgattgatgtcattcatgAGATTGCTCACGGCTGGTTTGGCAATGCAGTCACCAATGCTACCTGGGAAGAGATGTGGCTCAGTGAGGGTCTGGCCACTTATGCTCAGAGGCGCATTACCACAGAGGCCTACG GAGAAGCCTTCACTTGCCTTGAGACAGTGTTCCGTCTAGATGCTCTTCACAGACAGATGCGTCTTCTTGGAGACAACAATCCTGTCAGTAAGCTGCAGGCCAAATTTGAGCCAG GTGTAAACCCCAGCAGTCTAATGAATCTGTTCACCTATGAGAAAGGCTTCTGCTTTGTTTCTTACCTCTCTCAGCTGTGTGGTGACATCAAGAAATTTGATAGCTTTCTTAGG GCCTACATCGAGAAGTTCAGATTCACCAGCGTAATCGCTCAGGATCTGTTGGACTTCTTCCTTGGCTTCTTCCCTGAGCTGAAGGAGAGCTGCGTTGCTCAACGAGAGG GACTGGAATTTGAGCGTTGGCTAAATGGCTGTGGTCCTCCGTTATGTGAACCAGATCTGTCGGCGGGTAGAGCTCTAACGGGCCCTGTTCAGCACCTGTGTGACCTCTGGGGCACAGACACCCCCGACTCCCAAGCCATTGCTACATTTGACCTCTCTTCCTGGAGCACCTTTCAGACCGTCCTCTTTCTGGACCGACTTCTCGACCGTTCACCTCTGCCTCAAG AGGTGATGAGTCTTTTGTCAAGCTGCTACTCTGCATTGTTGGACGGTATGAATGCTGAAGTCCAGATTCGATGGCTGCAGATTATAGTGCGGAACAGCTTTTATCCTGATCTGCCTCGAGTCCGCAGCTTCTTGCATAAACAT aCATCAAGGATGTACACAGTGCCTCTTTATGAGGATCTGTGCGGAGGAGTGATGAAGTGTTTTGCTGTGGAGGTATTTTATCAAACTCAGGCCCGTTTGCACCCTAATCTACGTAGGACACTTCAGCAGATACTTTTCCAAAGCAGCGCCCTCAACATCAGCACAGCTCCATCTCTACTCGCATTACCACCCTCTGCCCCTTCCTCACCCACAGACCCCCCCGCCAACGGGACCATTGCCCTGCGAGACGTCAACGTGTCTGCATGA